Proteins encoded within one genomic window of Drosophila willistoni isolate 14030-0811.24 unplaced genomic scaffold, UCI_dwil_1.1 Seg590, whole genome shotgun sequence:
- the LOC124461684 gene encoding uncharacterized protein LOC124461684 — translation MDSNSLDGSGTPNSIVFCELMGCQEKSDLDRIKSAIMAPFECVDKGPVRLFLGMEVHRDGELGEISLGHLQYIKDLLERYGYAQCRQLQHLGFKIHYKQSDAAFTGFVDADWAGDRIDRKSYTGYVYFLAGGPISWKSEKQRSVALSSTEAEYMALSTACKEAIVLRRLIIEIGCGEEDTSTVLYGDNLSAQQLAKNP, via the exons ATGGACTCAAACAGTCTGGACGGGAGTGGAACTCCAAACTCGATAGTGTTTTGCGAGCTAATGG GATGCCAGGAGAAATCGGATCTTGACAGGATTAAGTCAGCTATAATGGCACCGTTTGAATGTGTTGACAAGGGACCTGTGCGTTTGTTCCTTGGCATGGAGGTTCACCGTGATGGCGAATTGGGCGAAATATCATTGGGTCATTTACAGTACATCAAGGATCTACTGGAGCGATATGGCTATGCTCAGTGCAGACAGCTGCAACACC TTGGCTTCAAGATTCATTACAAGCAGTCGGATGCGGCGTTTACTGGTTTCGTGGACGCAGATTGGGCAGGCGATAGGATTGATCGCAAGTCTTATACaggatatgtatattttttggcTGGCGGACCGATATCATGGAAATCGGAGAAGCAGCGAAGTGTTGCTCTTAGCAGCACCGAAGCAGAGTACATGGCGTTATCAACAGCGTGCAAAGAGGCCATTGTATTACGTCGATTAATCATCGAGATTGGTTGCGGAGAGGAAGATACATCTACCGTTTTGTATGGCGATAACCTCAGCGCGCAGCAATTGGCTAAGAACCCG